One segment of Candidatus Krumholzibacteriota bacterium DNA contains the following:
- a CDS encoding AAA family ATPase produces the protein MSIDVKKIGDKVEKESAVLEQVRAEVRKVIIGQEYMIERLLVGLLCNNHVLIEGVPGLAKTLAVTTLSRTINASFQRIQFTPDLLPADLIGTLIYNPRSGDFTTKKGPLFSNIILADEVNRAPAKVQSALLEAMQERQVTIGEESHALGDPFMVLATQNPIEQEGTYPLPEAQIDRFMLKLVVTYPSKEEEKKILQKMASSHPDLDVNPVIEASDIFRLRSLTDEIYMDEKVEDYIIDIVQATREPKAYGLDVADLIQYGASPRATIFLAMASRAHALLQGRGYVTPQDVKSIGMDVLRHRVIITYEAEAEEKSSEDVVTSIFNNVAVP, from the coding sequence ATGTCTATTGATGTCAAGAAGATAGGCGACAAGGTGGAGAAAGAGAGCGCCGTCCTCGAACAGGTGAGGGCTGAAGTCCGCAAGGTGATCATCGGGCAGGAGTACATGATCGAAAGGCTTCTGGTGGGGCTCCTGTGCAACAACCACGTCCTTATAGAAGGCGTCCCGGGTCTGGCCAAGACCCTGGCCGTGACGACCCTGTCGAGGACGATAAACGCTTCTTTCCAGCGGATACAGTTCACTCCCGACCTGCTTCCCGCCGATTTGATAGGAACTCTCATATATAATCCCCGTTCGGGTGATTTCACCACGAAAAAGGGGCCGCTTTTTTCCAATATCATCCTTGCCGACGAGGTCAACAGGGCGCCGGCGAAGGTCCAGAGCGCCCTGCTCGAAGCGATGCAGGAACGGCAGGTGACGATAGGCGAGGAAAGCCATGCCCTCGGTGATCCCTTCATGGTCCTAGCCACGCAGAACCCGATCGAGCAGGAGGGGACATATCCGCTTCCAGAGGCGCAGATCGATCGTTTCATGCTCAAGCTTGTCGTCACCTATCCATCGAAGGAGGAGGAGAAGAAGATCCTTCAGAAGATGGCTTCGAGCCACCCCGATCTCGATGTCAATCCGGTTATCGAGGCGTCCGACATTTTCCGGCTAAGAAGCCTCACCGACGAGATCTACATGGATGAGAAGGTCGAGGATTACATCATAGATATCGTCCAGGCGACGAGAGAACCGAAAGCGTACGGGCTCGACGTGGCCGACCTCATCCAGTACGGCGCTTCGCCGAGGGCGACGATATTCCTCGCCATGGCGTCGAGGGCTCATGCCCTTCTTCAGGGCCGAGGGTACGTTACACCGCAGGATGTGAAATCGATCGGGATGGATGTCCTCAGGCACAGGGTCATAATCACCTACGAGGCTGAGGCGGAAGAGAAAAGTTCGGAAGATGTAGTCACCTCGATTTTCAACAATGTCGCGGTACCCTGA